A genome region from Tolypothrix sp. PCC 7712 includes the following:
- a CDS encoding septal ring lytic transglycosylase RlpA family protein translates to MLIFEFLWITSTISSFFSLSEKLPTNFTPKVLPAKVSTNLGKLVSKHRPLFILPQGKVLSATLLPTRFLRIDWNNHDSATNIEKPRNSQRQTVKKSKKELCSAGQEIASQQPIFRKSSGWTSGTIINSSSPSPDFFTHKILRSLQDFFRFTSPVEQNLISASLPVVVVHRDQSNYEMWVNNSLVATLPTERAAKSMQQRLTNLAKLPNLDANQLRPALVDGIPALMAGNRFLWGIEKQISNRFHKTGELLAIEWINNLRSAFKAPTLTLVEGQKEMYGVSPSSRKLSGLASWYGGYFHGRLTANGEIYNQDELTVAHKTLPFNTYLQVKNLHSGKSVIVRVNDRGPYIEPRSLDLSRIAARCLGSEIAGVVPYEAVILQSSQPKMTLKASTLTKAKPKPVRQLALVSEF, encoded by the coding sequence ATGCTAATTTTTGAATTTCTTTGGATAACATCCACGATTAGTTCTTTCTTTTCATTGAGTGAAAAATTACCAACAAATTTTACGCCGAAAGTATTACCAGCGAAAGTTTCAACCAATCTGGGTAAATTGGTCAGTAAGCACCGTCCATTGTTTATACTTCCCCAGGGAAAAGTATTGAGTGCAACGTTGCTACCTACAAGGTTTTTAAGAATTGATTGGAACAATCATGACAGTGCCACCAACATAGAAAAGCCACGTAATTCTCAAAGACAGACAGTTAAAAAAAGTAAAAAAGAGCTTTGTAGTGCTGGGCAAGAGATAGCATCACAACAGCCAATTTTTAGAAAATCTAGCGGTTGGACATCTGGAACCATCATCAACTCAAGTTCTCCTAGCCCAGATTTTTTTACCCATAAAATTCTGCGATCGCTACAAGATTTCTTCCGTTTTACCAGTCCTGTAGAACAGAATTTGATCTCTGCTTCCTTACCTGTAGTAGTTGTCCATCGAGACCAAAGTAACTATGAAATGTGGGTAAATAACAGTTTAGTTGCTACCTTACCTACAGAAAGGGCAGCAAAGTCAATGCAACAACGCTTGACTAACCTAGCGAAGTTACCCAACTTAGACGCTAATCAATTACGACCCGCTTTAGTTGATGGTATACCTGCCCTAATGGCAGGTAATCGCTTTTTATGGGGGATTGAAAAACAAATCTCCAATAGATTCCATAAGACTGGTGAATTGTTAGCAATTGAATGGATTAACAATCTGCGTTCAGCTTTTAAAGCACCAACATTGACCCTCGTAGAGGGACAAAAAGAGATGTATGGTGTCAGTCCTTCTAGCAGAAAACTATCTGGGTTAGCGTCTTGGTATGGAGGCTATTTTCATGGTCGTTTAACAGCAAACGGCGAGATATACAACCAAGATGAATTGACAGTAGCCCATAAAACTCTGCCTTTTAATACCTATTTGCAGGTGAAAAATCTCCACAGTGGCAAATCTGTGATTGTCCGAGTCAACGATCGCGGCCCTTATATTGAACCCAGAAGCTTAGATTTATCAAGGATTGCAGCCCGTTGTCTTGGTAGTGAAATAGCTGGAGTCGTACCCTATGAAGCGGTAATTTTGCAAAGCAGTCAACCCAAAATGACTTTAAAAGCTTCTACTCTCACCAAAGCAAAACCCAAGCCAGTGAGACAACTAGCATTAGTATCGGAATTTTAA
- the pds gene encoding 15-cis-phytoene desaturase, protein MRVAIAGAGLAGLSCAKYLTDAGHTPIVLERRDVLGGKVAAWKDADGDWYETGLHIFFGAYPNILQLFKELGIEDRLQWKEHTMIFNQPNAPGTYSRFDFPDLPAPLNGIVAILRNNDMLTWPEKIRFGLGLLPAMVQGQKYVEEMDKYSWTEWLQKQNIPLRVEKEVFIAMSKALNFIGPEEISATILLTALNRFLQEKKGSTMAFLDGSPTERLCQPIVDHITERGGEVRLNAPLKEILLNGDGTVRGFLIRGLNGAEDEVLTADLYVSAMPVDPFKVMLPEPWKKMEFFQQLDGLEGVPVINLHLWFDRKLTEIDHLLFSRSPLLSVYADMSNTCRGYANPDRSMLELVLAPAKDWISKSDEEIVDATIAELEKLFPQHFGGDNPAKLLKYHVVKTPRSVYKATPGRQQYRPSQKTPIANFYLTGDYTMQRYLASMEGAVLSGKLTAQAISEAIPVDTANKPQTLTRSPATNAATA, encoded by the coding sequence ATGCGAGTAGCGATCGCGGGAGCGGGCCTAGCAGGACTTTCCTGCGCCAAATATCTCACAGACGCGGGTCACACCCCCATTGTCTTGGAACGCCGAGACGTACTGGGTGGCAAGGTGGCAGCGTGGAAAGATGCTGACGGAGACTGGTACGAAACAGGTCTGCACATATTTTTTGGGGCATACCCCAATATTTTGCAGCTATTCAAAGAACTGGGCATAGAAGACCGTTTGCAGTGGAAAGAACACACAATGATCTTCAACCAGCCCAATGCCCCAGGGACATACAGCCGCTTTGATTTCCCAGATTTGCCAGCACCCTTAAATGGCATAGTGGCAATCTTGCGAAACAACGATATGCTCACCTGGCCAGAAAAAATTCGTTTTGGGTTGGGTTTGTTACCAGCAATGGTGCAAGGACAGAAGTACGTAGAGGAAATGGACAAATACTCCTGGACGGAATGGCTGCAAAAGCAAAACATTCCCCTAAGAGTTGAAAAAGAAGTTTTTATTGCCATGTCTAAGGCATTAAACTTCATTGGCCCAGAAGAAATTTCCGCTACTATCTTGCTAACAGCCCTCAATCGCTTTCTACAAGAAAAGAAAGGCTCAACCATGGCCTTTCTTGATGGTTCACCAACAGAGCGATTGTGTCAGCCGATAGTAGATCACATCACCGAACGGGGTGGGGAAGTAAGATTAAATGCCCCCCTTAAAGAAATTCTGCTCAACGGAGATGGTACCGTGAGGGGATTCTTAATTCGGGGGTTAAATGGCGCAGAAGATGAAGTGTTAACGGCTGATTTGTATGTATCTGCCATGCCCGTTGACCCCTTCAAGGTGATGCTGCCAGAACCGTGGAAAAAAATGGAGTTTTTCCAGCAGTTAGATGGGCTAGAAGGAGTACCAGTAATTAACCTCCATCTCTGGTTTGATCGTAAACTAACAGAAATTGACCACTTACTATTTTCGCGATCGCCCCTCCTCAGCGTTTATGCTGATATGAGCAACACCTGCCGTGGATATGCTAATCCCGATCGCTCAATGTTGGAATTAGTTCTAGCTCCAGCAAAAGATTGGATCTCTAAATCCGATGAGGAAATTGTTGATGCCACCATTGCTGAACTAGAAAAACTCTTTCCCCAACACTTTGGTGGGGATAATCCAGCCAAGCTGCTGAAATATCATGTGGTGAAAACGCCGCGTTCAGTTTACAAAGCGACTCCAGGTCGTCAACAGTACCGTCCTTCGCAAAAAACTCCCATTGCCAACTTCTATTTGACAGGGGATTACACCATGCAACGCTATTTGGCCAGTATGGAAGGGGCCGTACTTTCTGGTAAGCTTACAGCGCAGGCGATCTCGGAAGCAATCCCGGTGGACACTGCAAACAAACCGCAAACGCTCACCCGATCGCCCGCAACGAATGCTGCAACTGCCTGA
- the crtB gene encoding 15-cis-phytoene synthase CrtB, producing MLQLPDSPPRMKTLVSVDDSYKLCRQLIAKYSATFYLSTLLLSKEKRPAVWAIYAWCRRTDELVDGPASAMTTPETLDLWEKQLESIFAGHPVENFDVALVDTVKRFPMDIQPFRDMIAGQRMDLYRSRYETFEELYVYCYRVAGTVGLMSTAIMGLDDTRNTAPWHRTQQSYVPVQEEIALGIAKQLTNILRDVGEDARRGRIYLPLEDLARFNYTEQDLFKGVVDDRWRALMQFQISRAREFYTKAERGISYLSADARWPVWAALMHYSQILNFIERNDYNVFTQRAYVPQWKKLRTLPLAWMRAQVL from the coding sequence ATGCTGCAACTGCCTGATTCACCCCCGCGCATGAAAACGCTGGTCTCTGTAGACGATTCCTACAAACTTTGTCGGCAACTTATCGCCAAGTATTCCGCGACTTTTTACCTGAGCACTTTGCTCCTGAGCAAAGAAAAGCGTCCCGCTGTTTGGGCAATTTATGCTTGGTGTCGCCGTACAGATGAACTGGTAGATGGCCCTGCATCTGCTATGACTACGCCAGAAACCCTAGATCTATGGGAGAAGCAGCTAGAATCAATTTTTGCTGGGCATCCAGTAGAAAATTTTGATGTGGCTTTAGTGGATACTGTTAAACGCTTTCCGATGGACATTCAACCCTTTCGGGATATGATTGCCGGTCAGCGCATGGACTTATATCGCAGTCGCTATGAAACGTTTGAGGAATTATACGTCTACTGTTACCGCGTTGCTGGCACTGTCGGTTTAATGTCCACGGCGATCATGGGGTTGGATGATACCAGAAATACAGCGCCGTGGCACCGTACACAACAGTCGTATGTTCCAGTTCAAGAAGAAATTGCTTTAGGAATTGCCAAGCAACTCACCAATATCTTACGAGATGTTGGTGAAGATGCTAGGCGAGGACGAATTTATCTTCCCTTAGAAGATTTGGCACGTTTTAACTACACCGAACAAGATTTATTTAAGGGTGTAGTAGACGATCGCTGGCGTGCCTTAATGCAGTTCCAAATCTCACGGGCACGAGAATTCTACACCAAAGCAGAACGAGGAATTTCCTATCTTTCTGCTGATGCTCGTTGGCCTGTTTGGGCTGCGCTGATGCATTACAGCCAAATTTTAAACTTTATCGAACGCAACGATTATAATGTCTTCACTCAGCGCGCCTACGTCCCCCAGTGGAAAAAATTGCGTACCTTACCACTGGCTTGGATGCGAGCGCAAGTCCTCTAA